The genomic stretch AAGCACTATGGAATACCCAAAGAACAGGAGAATAAAAAGGTATAAGATAACCATAGATGGTTTCCGTAGCATATTTTTAAATTTATTTTTTAAAGTTCTTGTTATTAAAAAAATTATACTGTTCACAATTACTCCTATCTGTGTTCTTAATTTATTTGCCTTCGGTTATGGAAAAGAACAAGGCTTCCAGACTGCTCTGACTGTCCAGATCTTTTCGTCTTTTGCTCTCCATGATCCTTCCATCTTTCATGATATGTGTTGTATCCCAAGTCTCTTCCATGCTGTCAATCATATGTGTGCTTATGATAATGGAATTCCCTTCGGCCTTCAATTCAGTAATAATTGATTTTAATTCTCTTATAGCATGTGGGTCTAACCCAACAAATGGTTCATCAAAAACAATTGCCTTGGGATTGGGTAGGAGAGCACAGCAGATACTGACCTTTTGCTGCATTCCTTTTGACAGTTCCTGTCCTAATTTGGTACGTTTATCTGCCAGCTCAAAACGAGTTAAGAGTT from Anaerocolumna sp. AGMB13020 encodes the following:
- a CDS encoding ABC transporter ATP-binding protein; the protein is MIQVKNVTKKYGKTIASNDISLEAGDREITVLLGANGAGKSTLIKSICGLLRFDGTIMINGYDNHSIEAKRELGYVPELPAMYPMLTVEEHLQFIARAYRLKNWEDYAEELLTRFELADKRTKLGQELSKGMQQKVSICCALLPNPKAIVFDEPFVGLDPHAIRELKSIITELKAEGNSIIISTHMIDSMEETWDTTHIMKDGRIMESKRRKDLDSQSSLEALFFSITEGK